In one window of Harpia harpyja isolate bHarHar1 chromosome 11, bHarHar1 primary haplotype, whole genome shotgun sequence DNA:
- the NEXN gene encoding nexilin isoform X3, with amino-acid sequence MSQRRGSALCVAGASRQLRVGAERRDRRFAEAAAAKLKAILNLPGAEHNTVAMNDIAQKTEILLSSSKPVQKSYVPKLHKGDVKDKFEAMQKAREERNQRRSRDEKQRRKEQYVREREWNRRKQEMKELLGSDEDDDAKLSKIEKGYVPKLIGTVKGKFAEMEKQRQEEERKRMEEERKRRIEQDMIEKRKIQRELAKKAQEIDDFNNTGTDSAAEEGDDSLLVTVVPVKPTKTPGKMKTNFENTGKKRAEQRERQDEETKLKHEEQNQFLKETKCLSFVTGENEDNETQEPLSPGKLKVTFEELERQRQENQRRQAEEEARQRLEEEKRAFEEARQQMINEGGDEESENSVKEFRPGKLRLSFEEIERQRREEEKRKAEEDARRRIEEEKRAFAEARKNMVLDDESPEMFKTVSQESLIPGKLEINFEELLRQKMEEEKRRTEEERRQKLEMEKQEFQQLRQEMGELEEESETFELSKEYEELIKLKRSGSIQAKNLKSKFEKIGQLSQEEIQKKIEEERAKRRAMDEEIREREAEKFQEDDEVDVRPAKKSEAPFTHKVNMKARFEQMARAREEEEQRRIEEQKLLRMQFEQKEIDAALQKKREEEEEEEGSIINGSTCEDEEDQARSGAPWFKKSLKNTSVVDGEPVRFTVKITGEPKPEVTWWFEGEMLQDSEDYQYIERGETYCLYLPETFPEDEGEYMCKAVNNRGTSASTCILTIESKS; translated from the exons ATGAGCCAGCGGCGGGGGAGCGCTCTCTGCGTGGCCGGCGCTTCTCGCCAGCTGCGGGTCGGGGCCGAGAGGCGAGACCGGCGGTTTGCTGAGGCTGCGGCGGCG AAACTGAAAGCAATCTTAAACCTACCAGGTGCAGAGCACAATACAGTAGCCATGAATGACATTGCACAGAAAACTGAG ATTCTGCTTTCTTCATCTAAACCCGTCCAAAAATCCTATGTGCCCAAGCTTCACAAGGGTGATGTAAAGGATAAATTTGAAGCTATGcagaaagcaagggaagaaagaaatcaaaggaGATCTagagatgaaaagcaaagaagaaaagaacaatatGTTAGAGAGAGAGAATGGAACAGGAGAAAGCAGGAg ATGAAAGAACTGCTTGGATCTGATGAAGACGATGACGCAAAATTATCTAAAATAGAAAAAGGTTATGTTCCAAAGCTAATAG GAACCGTTAAAGGCAAGTTTGCAGAAATGGAGAAGCAAAggcaagaagaagaaagaaaaagaatggaagaagaaagaaagcgCAGAATTGAACAAGATAtgattgagaaaagaaaaattcaaagagaATTAGCAAAAAAAGCACAGGAG ATTGATGACTTTAACAATACGGGAACTGACTCAGCAGCTGAg GAAGGGGATGATTCACTGCTAGTTACAGTAGTGCCTgtaaaacccaccaaaacaccTGGGAAGATGAAAACAAACTTTGAGAACACAGGAAAGAAGAGAGCAGAACAAAGAGAGAGACAGGATGAAGAAACAAAGCTAAAACATGAGGAACAAAACCAATTCCTTAAGGAAACCAAGTGCCTTTCATTTGTCACG GGTGAAAATGAAGACAATGAAACACAAGAGCCTCTGTCTCCTGGTAAGTTGAAAGTAACATTTGAAGAACTTGAAAGACAGAGACAGGAAAATCAAAGGCggcaagcagaggaagaagcaagacAGCGTTTAGAAGAGGAAAAACGTGCTTTTGAAGAAGCTAGACAGCAAATG ATAAATGAAGGTGGTGATGAAGAATCTGAAAATTCTGTTAAAGAATTCCGTCCTGGTAAACTCAGACTCAGTTTTGAGGAGAtagaaagacagaggagagaagaggagaagaggaaagcagaagaagATGCAAGACGACGcatagaagaggagaaaagagcatttGCTGAAGCAAGGAAGAACATG GTGCTGGATGATGAATCACcagaaatgtttaaaacagtTTCTCAAGAATCTCTCATACCTGGTAaactggaaattaattttgaggAGTTGCTGAgacaaaaaatggaagaagaaaagagacgCACAGAAGAAGAGCGTAGGCAAAAGTTGGAAATGGAGAAGCAAGAATTTCAACAGTTAAGACAAGAAATGGGAGAG CTGGAAGAGGAGTCTGAAACTTTTGAGCTAAGCAAAGAATATGAAGAATTAATAAAGCTAAAAAGAAGTGGTTCTATTCAGGCAAAGAACTTAAAAAGCAAGTTTGAAAAAATAGGACAATTGTctcaagaagaaatacagaagaagatTGAAGAAGAGCGAGCTAAGAGAAGAGCAATGGATGAAGAAATAAGGGAAAGGGAAGCCGAAAAATTTCAAGAG gaTGATGAGGTAGATGTGAGACCAGCCAAGAAATCTGAGGCTCCGTTTACTCATAAAGTAAACATGAAGGCCCGTTTTGAGCAAATGGCaagagcaagggaagaggaggagcagcGGAGAATCGAAGAACAGAAATTACTACGCATGCAGtttgaacaaaaagaaattgATGCGGCATTACAGAAG aaaagggaagaggaagaagaagaagagggaagCATTATTAATGGTTCTACTTGTGAAGATGAGGAGGATCAAGCTCGATCTGGAGCTCCCTGGTTCAAGAAGTCACTGAAAAACACATCAGTCGTTGATGGCGAGCCAGTGAGATTTACAGTTAAAATTACCGGagaaccaaaacctgaagttACATGGTGGTTTGAAGGGGAAATGTTGCAGGACTCTGAGGACTATCAATATATTGAAAGAGGAGAAACCTATTGCCTTTACTTGCCAGAAACCTTCCCAGAAGATGAAGGGGAATATATGTGTAAAGCAGTCAATAACAGAGGCACATCTGCTAGCACCTGTATTCTCACCATCGAAAGTAAGAGTTAG